In Halobacteria archaeon AArc-dxtr1, the sequence GTCGGGAACCGAAAGCGGGAGCAGCGGCAGGTGCGTGTCGACGCGAACCGTCGGGTGCGAACCGCCCCTAGCGAGGAGCTCGTTTCGCGGCTGAAGCAGCGCGGGCGTCTCGAGGTCGGTGACGAACTCGTTGTGCTGGAGGACGTACTGACCGCCCGACAGCGACCACCAGCCGTACTCGTCGTCGGGGTCACGCTGTGTCGTCTCTACCGGCTCCAGCTCGGCGTCTTCGAGTTCGTCGCCGCCGAAATCGATGGAGCCGGGTTCGGCGACCTCGTAGACTGCGCCCACTGTGAGGTCGACGCCGCGTTCGTGGACCTGTACCGGTTCGTAGACGAGGTTGTCGACCGATTCGGCGAGTAGCTGTTCCTCGGACATCTCGGTCGGTGTGAGAACCCGAAGGGGCAAAAAAGATGCTCTGGAGGGTGGCCACTGGGTGGCGGAGTGGGCGGCACACGAGAGTACTGTCGGCACTCGGCTGACACCAGCGATACAATTATTGCGAGGAGCGTCCCAGAACCACGTATGAAAGCGCGCGTCGAGCAGGTGCTGCTCCTCTCGTTTCCGGCGATTGTCGTCCTCGTCGTGGCACACGTTCTCGGCGTTCCGTACGCGCGACAGGGAGCGATGCTGGCGATTCTCGTTGGGGGCGCCTGTCTCGGCCTCGAGCGACTGTTCGGCGATCGGAGCCGAGCCGACCTCTTCGCCGCCACGTTGCTCCCAGCCGGTGCGCTCGTCGGCGCCGTCCTCGGCGTCGTCGGGACCGGCGGCGAGAACGGTGCGCTCGTCTTCGGCCCGGCGCTCCCCGGTCTCCTCGCCTACTACGCGGCAACCGGCGACCCGCCCTCGGGCGTCGTTCCCGGCTGGCTCGCCTCCCGGTGACGATCAACCGCGTGATTTGAGGTGCCGGCCTGTATACGAGGAGCTATGTCCGACGTCCTCACAGACGACGTCTACCGGTTCGTTCGTGCCGCAGGTCCACAACCCGATGCAGTCGTAGCAGAGATGGACGAGTACGCCGAGCGCGAGGGGTTCCCGAACGTCGGTCCTGACGCGGGCGGATTTCTGCGCTTGCTGGCTCGGCTCGCCGACGCCGAGCGCATCTTCGAGTTCGGCTCTGGCTTTGGCTACTCGGCGTACTGGTTCGCCGAGGCGCTGCCCGAGGGTGGCGAGATTGTCCTCACAGAGGTCGACGCAGACGAACTCGACCTCGCCCGCGAGTACCTCTCTCGGGGCGGCTTCGACGACCTCGCGCGATACGAGCAGGGCGACGCCCTAGAGACGATCGAGCGCTACGACGGCCCGTTCGACGTGGTGTTGATCGACCACCGGAAGCCAGACTACGTCGACGCCTTCGAGGCCGTCAAATCGAAGATTCCCGTTGGTGGCGCGATCGTCGCCGACAACGCGATGTCGGCTGCAGTGGTCGACTTCGACGCGCTCCTATCCATCGTCGAGTCGCGCGCCGCGGGTGACGACGCTGCGGCCGACGACCGGATCGACGACGTCGACGAGCACACAGCCGGCGTCGCGGCCTACCTCGAGCGCGTGCGAGCCGACCCGGACTTCGAGACGACGATCGTGCCAGTCGGGGAGGGGCTCGCGGTAAGCTATCGG encodes:
- a CDS encoding dCTP deaminase, giving the protein MSEEQLLAESVDNLVYEPVQVHERGVDLTVGAVYEVAEPGSIDFGGDELEDAELEPVETTQRDPDDEYGWWSLSGGQYVLQHNEFVTDLETPALLQPRNELLARGGSHPTVRVDTHLPLLPLSVPDGGLELKENARVSTLVSLG
- a CDS encoding O-methyltransferase, translating into MSDVLTDDVYRFVRAAGPQPDAVVAEMDEYAEREGFPNVGPDAGGFLRLLARLADAERIFEFGSGFGYSAYWFAEALPEGGEIVLTEVDADELDLAREYLSRGGFDDLARYEQGDALETIERYDGPFDVVLIDHRKPDYVDAFEAVKSKIPVGGAIVADNAMSAAVVDFDALLSIVESRAAGDDAAADDRIDDVDEHTAGVAAYLERVRADPDFETTIVPVGEGLAVSYRIS